The DNA sequence ACCGGCGTGTAGAAGCTTACCGCGGACAGCATTTCCTCGGCTTCGCACGTGAAGACGTTAGCGAACCATGCTGTATTAGAGCCAAATCCTCCAGTTGAAACCCATCCTAGCGGGTCGTACAGGTATGCCCGGTCATAGTTAGTGACGGGTTCCGCTGTGAATACTGCATTCTCTCTGCATATGCGAGTATCGTAGTACGAGATATAGAAATATCCATTCTCCCCCCAGTCCTCGCCCCAGCTGTTCTTTATTATGAAAGCCCCGTTGCCTGCAGGCGCGGTCTTAAAGTTATTTTTATCAAAATCATCATCCCAGCCTACTATCGCTACTGCATGATTGGGCGATGAAGTGCTTGTATAACGGTATGAGTTGCTGGTATAGTTCATGTATGTGGGTGACCAGTACATTACTGTGTAGACAGCGCCATAAGTCATCACTGCGGACTTGATAGCGTCATTATCCGTATAGCCTGACCTACCCGGTATGAATATGACGTCCTGGACATGTTTTTGCACGGGGAGCCCCGGCGGCGAATATCCTGACGTATCGCTGTACGGGTCGTCCGATTCATTCACCGGACCGCTCCATCTGGCCAGATACGCAGTAGATATATACTGGTTACCTCCATCATCCCAGTCCCTGTCAAAGCCGTCCAGGTTTTTCATGTTGTTCTCGGAGAAGTCCCATAGTTCACCGGGCAACAGGAATGACTCTAAAGAGGCGTATGTAGCTTGCGCCCAGCAACTGCCGGCGCTGCCCTGGTCCCTTATCCCTGTCAATTTTCCAAGGGTACGAAGGTCATAATATACAGGGTAGCTAACGGTGTCAGACCCATACATTACCATATGATCATAATTCAAGCCTGGTAGATCATACGGAGATGGTATAAGCCCCGTAACACGCTCTACACCGGATCCTTCCATGAGCATGAAGGATGGGGGGTCTTGTAGATACGCTAAGAACTCCGGGTTAACAGGGCCTTTTTGGAACTCGCAGGACGAAGATCCGTTCAGGATCCTTATAGTGTCAATTTGTTGCGGGTCGCTGTACTGCGCTCCTGTAGGAGTTACGGCTGAAAACATCAGTAAAAATATGATGGCTAACGTTATTGTACCTCTTATACATCCCCTCATTTGTTACCCCCGTTAAAGCTCTAAAAATCTAGTGACGATCGTTATTTAACCTGTAAATTTGTATGTTTTCACCGAGTTCATGCAGATTGTCGATTTTTAAGCAAGCCTATATATATTGTTTATTAGCAAGCTAACCGTTTATAAATCTTTCTTGATTATAACAAGTAATTATAATTTTCAGGCGACTAAAACGTAAATGAAATCGAATAGAATAAAAAGCTTCAAATTATCTACGTTCAGGAATAAGGCATGTCATATCCCTTAAAACCGATAAATATATACACATCACAAAACATAAGGCGAAGGGTATATCCAAACATTAAATTCACAGGATACCAGGCGGTTACGCTCCCATGATATCAGGGAATGTGAAATTCGCCTGTTGTCATCGATGCATCAACTTAACCTCGAGGAAAGGAAATGGACGACAAACAGATAAAAAAGATGATGAAGCCGGAGTTCGCGAAGAACTATGAGAAATACTATCCGGTCAAGACATTAACTTCATTAGGCTACTCAAGGCACGTATGTAAGCACTGCGGCAGGGGCTTCTGGAGCCAGGACGAGAGGGATTTCTGCGAGGAGGCGGAATGCAGCGGCGGTTACCGGTTCATCGGGGAACAGCTTACGAAAAAGCCGTTCGGGTACAAGGAAGCGTGGGACGTTTACGTTAAGACGTTCGAAGAGTGGGGCTATGTGCCTCTCGAAAGGTACCCGACCGTTTGCAGGTGGTACGAGGACCTGTACTTTGTGGCGGCAGGCATTAACGACTTCCAGCCGTACGTCGTTTCAGGCGAGATCGAGCCTCCCGCGAGAGCCGTCCTCGAGCCTCAGTTTTGCTTAAGGTTTAACGACATCGACAATGTAGGTATCACCGGCAGGCACTACACCGGCTTTATCATGGTTGGCCAGCATGTCTTTAACTCGCCCGAGCATTTCGTCTACTTCAAGGAAGAGGGCATAGCTCAGATCCATCATTTCCTTACACAGGGATTGGGCATCCCGGCACATGAGATCGTCTTCCACGAGGACGTATGGGCCGGCGGAGGCAACTTCGGCCCTTCCATCGAATATTTCTCAAGAGGACTGGAGCTCGGTAACCAGGTCTATATGCAGTTTGAGCAGTTGCCGGACGGCAGTTTCCGCGAGCTCAGGACAAAGGTCATCGACATGGGCGCTGGACTTGAGAGATGGGCATGGTTCAGCCAGGGCAAACCGATGTCGTACGACGCGACCTTCCCGAGGACCATGGAATTCATATATGAAAAGACCGGCTACCGGCCTGACCAGGAATTTCTCGCAAAGTTCGCAAGATATGCGGGCATACTTAACGTCGATGACATAGAGGACATGGGCTCAGTGTGGAACGATGTCGCCAGGCAGATGGGCATGGACATCAACGAGCTCAAGAATATCGTCTATAAGAACAGGGCGCTATACGCGATAGCTGACCACACAAGAAGCCTTCTCGTGGCCATACATGACGGTGCGCTGCCGTCCAACGTCGGCGGCGGGTATAACCTGCGTAACCTTCTCAGGAGATGCTGGACTCTCATCGACCAGTACGGTTTCGACCTCGACCTGAACGACGTATTCCGGTCACACATAGACGAGTTCGGCTCGTGGTACACAGAGCTGCGAGATTACGGCTCGCTCTTTGACATCCTTGAAGTAGAGCGCAAGAGGTACGAGGAGTCAAAGCGCAAGAGCAGGGATATCATTAAGAGAATGGTCAAGAGCAAAGAGGAATTTACGCCCGAAAAGCTCGTCGAATTATATGACTCGCAGGGAATATCCCCGGAACTTATCAAGGAAGCGAAGCCGGATGTCCATATCCCCGAAGACTTTTACGTAAAGGTGCAGGCAAGGCATGAGTCAAAGCAGGCCCGCAAGATCGAGGCGAATGAGGCCCAGGGCCTCCCGAAGACCAGGGCATTATACTACGAGCGTCCTCAGGAGTTCGAGTTCGATGCAGAGGTCGTAAAAATGCTGTCCCCGGTCAAAGTCGTGCTCGACCAGACCCTGTTCTATCCGCTCGGAGGCGGACAGGCGAGCGATACCGGCCTAATCAACGGGATTCCCGTAAAGGACGTCTACAAGCAGGACGGAGTCATCGTCCATGTTCTTGAGTCGGCTCTGCCGGAGGGAACTAAAACTGTCAGATGCCTTGTGGATAAGGCGAGAAGAAGGATCCTGGCTGCCCACCACAGCGCGACCCATATCGTGAACTATGCCGCAAGGAAAGTCCTCGGCGACCACGTATGGCAGGCAGGCGCGGAAAAGACGCCCGATAAGGCAAGGCTCGACATCACCCATTACGAATCACTGACCTTCGAACAGCTTCAGGAAATAGAGCGCGTGGCGAACGATATCGTGATGCAGCACATCCCGATCACTGTCAGGGAAATGTCCAGGTCGGAGGCTGAAAGGGAGTATTCGATGCGTATATACCAGGGAGGAGCAGTGCCCGGAAAAGTCCTGAGGATAGTCAACGTTCACGGCTTCGACGTAGAGGCGTGCGGAGGCATTCACGTCGATAATACCTCAAAGGTAGGATTCATCAAGATGATGTCCAGCGAGAGGATCCAGGATGGAGTTGTACGACTCGAGTTTAAAGCCCTTGAGAACTCTCTTAAGGAGATACAGCACCAGGAGAGCATCCTGAAGGAGGTATCCGACCTCTGGGGAGTCGGCTATGACGACATACCAAAGACCGCGTCAAGGTTCTTCAACGAATGGAAGGAGCTTTCAAAGAAGAACAAGGAGCTTGAGACCGAGTTCGCAAAGAGGCTCGTTGAGACCTCTATAAAATGCGGCGATACGGTGATCGAGCTGGATCTTCCGGTGAGCGATTTCGGCACGCTGATGAAAGCCGTAGGCTCCATGAAGAAAGAGTTCAAGGGCAAGACCGTCATATTAAAAGGCGACAACTTCGCCTACGGTTATTCGGATAACATTGACGTAAAAGAAAAGCTTGGAGAGAGCTTCATGAACGTTGACGGCAGCGAGCATGAGGCCAGGGCTTTCAAGGCTAAAGCAAAGGCATGAAAGCCTCTTCAATCTATTTTTTCATAAAGGGCTGAAGAACTGTTTCTATTTCAAAGGCTAAACTTACAACTGGATGGACATGTTTTTTTTAAACATCCAGTTATAAGAGAAAAGTGATGTTCTCGAGTTTCTTGCGGGCCGTTGAATTAAATATCATTTCTTTTAATTCTGTTAAGCTATATTACATCGATATAACGGGGCTTATTCGTCTTTGATTTTGAGTTATTTTAGTTTTATTTCTATTAAAATAACCATATGATCTTTCAAAAATCATAAATAAAATCCGAAATACGGGCTTTTAAGAAGCTACCGGATATTCGACATAATTATATAATATACTGTGATTTATTATTAGTATATATACGAGCTAGGAAAGCCATTAAAATGTTTATTCTGGAGAGTTTATATGCTTGAAGAATCGATGTCCGAACGAAACAATGAACTCAAGCTCGTACTATCTAGACTTAAAGGAATGGGCGTTGAATCTTCGGCGATTGTGAGGCGCGACGGTGTCATGATCACTGCGGAGATGACGCTCGGGGAAGAGCAGAGAGAGACTTTTGCCGCGATGTCCGCCGCTATGCTCGGGGCGGCCGAGACCGCCGTTTCTGAAATGAAACAGGGAATACCCAGGCGGATCGTGCTTGAGATCGGGGGTAAAAAGCTTATTGCACAAGGGGCAGGACCTGTTGTGTTACTCGTCGCTCTCGTTGGGCCAAAAGCGGATGTTCCCCGGATATATGGCGAGATAGATAAGGCGGCCATAGAGGTCAGAAAAATAATAAAGCAAGAAGGACGTTAGGCTCGAAGAGTCATTTTCTAAGATAAAGTAATCACGAGCGTTGTCATGATAGTTTAAAAAAGATTTAAATGGGATTCAATTTCAACTGCTCTTTGCCATGCCTGTCAGGAAGTCCTTTAAAATATTCAGGCCTTTTAACAACAACAGGAACGCTCCGCATGAGCCAAGGATCAGGCTTACGCCGTCTAAGGCAAGCAGGAACCATGTGATATAGTTTTCCGGGACCCTGTCGAGCACCGATACGAATTGTCCGCCCCAGAGGACCGTACATGCTACCTTATCGAACTGGTAGAATATCGCTATGAAGATCAATATCAGTACGAATGATGCGGCCAGGTTTTTTATGTTGTTCAGGTTTATCTTGTTCAAGCCGAGCAGCAGCAGGAACACAGCCGCGGCAAGTATGTAAGTATTATTGATCAACTGGTAGAATAGAACGTCCGCCGGCATGAAATATTTAAGTATCTCGCCTATCACCAGAATTATCGCTGCGCCAATGATCACCATTGCTACGTGGACAAGCACATTGCGTGTATCCCCGTTTAGAAAGTCCAAGTTTTTCCCTGGCAAATCTGACATATGTACTAATCAAGCGTCTAATGTAAAAAAGCTTTTTTCTCAGTGAAATTAATTGTATAAATCCTATTTTTCATGAATTATAGTTATTTGTGGGCATCGTGAAAAAGTATATATTGCGTTTATCATACACTTAAAGATAAATCGATGTTTACACAGGGGCTTATTTTGCCGACGGGTGTAGGGTAGTGTGGGTATATGAAAAAACTGTTCGTATCTGTATTACTGTTATCGTCGTTCCTGGCAATAAGCGGCTGCTGCTGCTTAACGGATATACCTATCTATGTACCAGTGGATGATAACGGCGGAGAGGATGTTAAAATATCATATGAACAGGTCAGCAAGGCAGAAATGGACGCGAGCAACAAGTCGGTGACAGATGCCGCCGGGGCTATTGATGCTCAAGATAAACAGGCGTTCCTGAGCCTTATGTCCGCGGATGTTCTTGGCAGCGTCAGCGGCGAGCCGGACCTTTCGACACCTGAGGCTGCAAAGATCGCAGAGGGATTCAGGAACGCGAAACTTGTCCGGACAGGGTCTTACATGATGGACTATGAGATGACCATAGACGGCGTCACATATTCTTTTAGCACCGTAAAGGAGGACGGCAAATGGAAAATAACCGGGCTATAAAGGTCATGGCCGCACTGGTATTGATATTCGTGCTGCTGATCCCGGCCAACGCGCTGGCATATAATAACGTGGGCGTTCATCCGCGGATTAATGAGTATGCCTTTGACCAGTTCGAGAGCACCTGGATGAAAAACGACCAGTACCTGAAACAGGCATCGCTGGACGGCCGCAGCGTTTACGGGGAAGCATGGGACCCGTCGGACGGGACGACCTGGACAGACAAGGTCGGTAATGGCATAATCTCCGTGAAGCGGAGTAAAAGCATGGAGCAGTGGGTGATCGACGGAGGATTCTCGGCGGATGAACCCGAAGCAGATATGGCGATGGTACATTTCTACGACCCGGTGAGGTCGCCGCATTATCTCACAGATCAGCTTAACGACATCCCTGGCGGAAAATATGTCAACCCGCAGATAAGCGCATATGAATGGGCTTTCGGTAACTCGCCATACAAGTATAATTTCCTGATGGCGAGAAAATACTACAGGGACGCGCTGTCCAGCACGGACCCCGATAATATAAACTACGGCAACGCCTGGAGGGCTGTCGGTGAGACGATGCACCTCATGTCAGATATGACCGTGCCAGCACATGTAAGGAATGACGGCCATGTGCCTTTTAGAGATTATGTCGACCCTTACGAATATTTCACGACGGTGTCCCATATCGATAAATACCGCAGCAGCGTAGCTTCCAGCTCCGTCGGGCCATACAAGCGAACATATCCGGGACAGGGCGACATTCAGTCGCTGATGCATGACGTAGCTTACTGGACTAACACGAATTTCTTCTCCCGGGACACTATTCCCCTTTATGGAAAAACCATCACTGCCAACGACGAGCCCGCATATCCGTCCCCGAAATTGACGATAAGCCCGACTTTCACAGGCTACTATAACGGGACAGTGGACGGTAAGACAGTGCCGATGGCAAGGCAGTCGTTAAAAGGCTGGATATGGAAGACACCCGCGGTCACGGTAGACCAGACCATATGCGACGCTCAGCGTGAGATATTGATACCTGTGGCGATCAAGTCTTCGGCCGCGGTCCTGGACGCTTTCCTGCCCCGGTTCGAGGTCAAGATCGATGAGGTGACCCCCGAGCCTGAAAAGGCGAACATGCGTAAGGTAGAAGGAAGCATAAAGCTCATCCCCACCAGCGTATGGCCAAAACAGGATGAGCTCGTCATCAGGAACGGGGCTTATCTTACCGTTACCAACAAGACCACCGGAAAATCCTCGACCGTCCCGATAGTCAGCAAGGGCGGACAGGCCCTTAATAACATAGAGATGACAGTGGAGGCGTATCCCGGTGACAGCATACAGCTCTTGTATGATCTTGGCGGATATGTCGTATACTCTAATCCCTACAGGCTGCCCGTTCCGTCAGTGACGCCTACGCCCGTCCCTACAGAGGAACCGGACACCGGATCAAGGATAGTCCATGTCAGGGTATATGACAGCGAAGGCAAGATATTCAGTGAAGAGACCTACCTGTACGAGGATGGTTTGTTCGTCAAGCACGGGCTTGAAGCGATGTATATGTGGTACTATGATGAACTGGCCACGCAGGCGAAGAAGGAATGGGATCACGGCACCCTTATCCAGGGCACGGAAAAGATACTGGAATGGGAGGGCGCGTCTAACATCTACCCGTACCGCATTGAAAATAACCCGAAGCCTAGATTTAACCCCGACGATAACTCGGTCATATTAAGGCTGGGGTCCGACGAGATGCCTAAGAACCTGCCGTCATGGCTTAAGTAGGCTTTCGCTACCGGAGGGGTCCAACCCCCTCCTTCTCATTTTTTGTTACTAGAATAGAGTAATTTATTTAAGCCTCTTTTTGTATTCATATACCATCTATCATATAACACAAAAACTCATCAGGCGATCATAATGGTAAAAGTAGCATTAGTGGGCGGCGAAAAGTCCGGAAAGACGACACTGGCCTCGAAGCTGGGAAAGAAAGGCACCGAATCCGACATAGTCCTGTATGACTTTGTCAAGGGAGATAACATAATCTCGATCGTGGACCCGATCGGATACCCGAAGTCGCCGAAACCTCTCGTGAACGCGGTCAACATGGCTGACGTAGTGGTCTTCTGCGTGGACGCGGCCGGGCTCGACGCCAGGGCTGGCGAGTGTATCATACTGATGGACCTCGTTAAGCCAAAACACGGCATCATCACTATCACAAAGACCGATACATCGAACCCGTACGCCGTGGAGGAACTAAAGAATAAGATAAAGATGATCGCAAAGGGCACTGTGGTGGAGAACTGGGAGGTAATACCAACATCCACGAACGTCAAAGCTATGGAAGGCATTGACAAACTAAAGGACGTGCTATTTGAATATGATAACAAGCTCAAGGAGGAGCACAAGACCTTACTCGATAAGCCAGTGCGTATTCCTATCGACCACCACTTCAACGTTACCGGCATAGGCTGCGTCATACTGGGATACGTGGACCAGGGAGTTGTAAATGCCAAGGAAAAGCTTACCGTGTTCCCGATTAAGCATGAGGTCGAGATACGCTCCATCCAGATGCACGACGTTGACGTGAAGCAGGCACCTGCCGGCGCCCGCGTCGGACTGGCAATTAAGGGCATACAGAGCAAAGACCTTGACAGGGGCCACATAATA is a window from the Methanooceanicella nereidis genome containing:
- a CDS encoding roadblock/LC7 domain-containing protein, with amino-acid sequence MLEESMSERNNELKLVLSRLKGMGVESSAIVRRDGVMITAEMTLGEEQRETFAAMSAAMLGAAETAVSEMKQGIPRRIVLEIGGKKLIAQGAGPVVLLVALVGPKADVPRIYGEIDKAAIEVRKIIKQEGR
- a CDS encoding EF-Tu/IF-2/RF-3 family GTPase, with product MVKVALVGGEKSGKTTLASKLGKKGTESDIVLYDFVKGDNIISIVDPIGYPKSPKPLVNAVNMADVVVFCVDAAGLDARAGECIILMDLVKPKHGIITITKTDTSNPYAVEELKNKIKMIAKGTVVENWEVIPTSTNVKAMEGIDKLKDVLFEYDNKLKEEHKTLLDKPVRIPIDHHFNVTGIGCVILGYVDQGVVNAKEKLTVFPIKHEVEIRSIQMHDVDVKQAPAGARVGLAIKGIQSKDLDRGHIISASENVAEDFSLKCVTAKFKGEFKKGDKVHVYTGLQSTPGNIVKIIANGNEVEETKSSSAYEVVLKTDKEVAYSPGDRFILSKLDDPKQRFLATGTI
- the alaS gene encoding alanine--tRNA ligase; this encodes MDDKQIKKMMKPEFAKNYEKYYPVKTLTSLGYSRHVCKHCGRGFWSQDERDFCEEAECSGGYRFIGEQLTKKPFGYKEAWDVYVKTFEEWGYVPLERYPTVCRWYEDLYFVAAGINDFQPYVVSGEIEPPARAVLEPQFCLRFNDIDNVGITGRHYTGFIMVGQHVFNSPEHFVYFKEEGIAQIHHFLTQGLGIPAHEIVFHEDVWAGGGNFGPSIEYFSRGLELGNQVYMQFEQLPDGSFRELRTKVIDMGAGLERWAWFSQGKPMSYDATFPRTMEFIYEKTGYRPDQEFLAKFARYAGILNVDDIEDMGSVWNDVARQMGMDINELKNIVYKNRALYAIADHTRSLLVAIHDGALPSNVGGGYNLRNLLRRCWTLIDQYGFDLDLNDVFRSHIDEFGSWYTELRDYGSLFDILEVERKRYEESKRKSRDIIKRMVKSKEEFTPEKLVELYDSQGISPELIKEAKPDVHIPEDFYVKVQARHESKQARKIEANEAQGLPKTRALYYERPQEFEFDAEVVKMLSPVKVVLDQTLFYPLGGGQASDTGLINGIPVKDVYKQDGVIVHVLESALPEGTKTVRCLVDKARRRILAAHHSATHIVNYAARKVLGDHVWQAGAEKTPDKARLDITHYESLTFEQLQEIERVANDIVMQHIPITVREMSRSEAEREYSMRIYQGGAVPGKVLRIVNVHGFDVEACGGIHVDNTSKVGFIKMMSSERIQDGVVRLEFKALENSLKEIQHQESILKEVSDLWGVGYDDIPKTASRFFNEWKELSKKNKELETEFAKRLVETSIKCGDTVIELDLPVSDFGTLMKAVGSMKKEFKGKTVILKGDNFAYGYSDNIDVKEKLGESFMNVDGSEHEARAFKAKAKA